The DNA segment AGCCAATAATTGTGATACCCCCCCTGTCCCCAACTTGATGGAGAGGGATCACAAATTTGAATATTAGGTTTATTAAGAAGAATTTCCTTTAGATTTGTAAGCTTAATTGAATATTTTATAGATTTTCTAAGAATATTTTCAATAAATCTTGGTCCTTCATACCACCAATGTCCAAATAATTCAGCATCAAATGGAGCTATCAACAATGGATCAAATGATGATGATAAGGAAAGGTTCTTCAATTGTTTAGATCTTGATAAAAGATATTGATCAGAATGTTCTTCAATTTTTTTTATAGCTTCATCTTCTTTATAAAATTCTTTTTTGCCTAATGAGGCTTCATTGTTTGTAATCCTATAAAATTTTAATCCTAAAGGCCTGCTTGTTGTAATGCCTTTTTTTTGTAGTTCTGTGGAAGACAATTCCCAACCTAAGTCTTTATGATATTCTCTATAAACAGGGTCACCGGGGAATCCTTCTCTTGAAGACCACACTGGCAATGTTGATTCACTATCTCTACCAAAAAAAGCGACACCTTTCTTTGAACAAATAGGCGCATAAACTCCATACCTTGGCCTTGGAGATCCATTTAAAATACCATGACCATCTAAAACTGCATATCTTATCCCGCAATTACATAAAATCTCATCTAAATTCTCATAATAAGCGCACTCAGGTAACCAAATTCCTAAGGGTCTTGCTCCAAAAATAAGTTCATGATTTCTGATCGCAGTTTTTATTTGACCTAATACTGTCTCAGGGTTTTCTCTAAGAATTGGTAAATATCCATGAGTAGCTGCACATGTAAGGATATCTAAGTTACCAGTTATAAATAAATTTTTAAATCTCTCTACTAAATCTCCATTGCACTCTTCCCAATATAAATAATTGTTTTTTATATTCCTCATAAGAAATTCAGAGGCAGCTTGTTCTTCATGAGGCAAATCACTCAGAAATTCTATTCTTGTTTTAATCCATGACGAGAATTTTTTTTGAATTTGTTTATTTTTTAAAAGAGATAATAAGGTCGGAGATAAACTGAGAGTTAATTTTGTATTACAAGCATCTTGCTTTTTACTAGATTCCATGACTTTAAGCAATGGAATATAACATTCAAGGATTGCTTGGAATAACCAATCCTCTTCTAAGGAATTCTTTTCATTTTTCCTGACATACGGAAGATGAGCATGTAAAACTATTGCCAGTCTGCCTAAGTAATTTTTATTAGGGGAAGGCCCATTCATACTTTTTTATGACTTTAAAATATAAAAATTCACCTATAGGCAAATATTTAGCTATTTATTTTCAATCAAGAATACTTTATTTAATTAATATAAATACTTTTATTTATAATAATTTAACCAATAATGTATGAATATGATTTCTTTACTTTTAATTTAAAATTAATCCAAATCTAGTAATTTTTTTTTAATTGGCTTAATATGGATAAAGATACATTTAGTTAATGTCCAAAGATCCAGGCAGAATATTGATCTTTGATACAACTCTTAGAGATGGAGAACAATCTCCTGGCGCAAGTTTAAATCTTGAAGAGAAACTTGCAATTGCGCATCAACTTGCAAGATTAGGTGTAGATGTTATTGAAGCAGGTTTTCCTTTTGCAAGTCCTGGAGATTTCAAAGCAGTAAATAAAATTTCAGAAGTAGTTGGAGGAGAAAATGGTCCAATAATTTGTGGTTTAGCAAGGGCTTCTACAAGTGATATAAAAGCTTGTTACGAAGCCATAATTCCCGCTCCTAAAAAAAGAATACATACTTTCATAGCTACTAGCGATATCCACCTAAAACATAAACTCAGGAAATCAAGAAAAGATGTTCTTTCAATTGTTCCTGAAATGGTCAGTTATGCTAAATCATTAGTCGATGATATTGAATTTTCCTGTGAAGATGCATCAAGGAGTGATCCCGAATTCCTTTATGAAGTAATTCAACTAGCAATAACATCAGGTGCTACAACAATTAATATTCCTGACACTGTTGGCTTCACGACTCCGAGTGAATTTGGGAAGCTTATTTTTGATATTAATAAAAATGTTCCAAACATTGATGAGGCAGTTATTTCCGTTCATGGTCATAATGATTTAGGATTGGCAGTTGCAAATTTCCTAGAAGCAGCAAAAAATGGAGCAAGGCAACTTGAATGCACCATTAATGGTATAGGTGAGAGAGCTGGAAATGCATCACTAGAAGAATTAGTAATGGCATTACACGTAAGAAAAAGCTTTTTTAATAGTTTCTTTGGAAGAAGTTCAGATTCACCCACGCCTCTTACAGCAATAAGAACAGAAGAAATAACAAAAACTTCACGGTTAGTATCAAACTTAACTGGAATGAATGTTCAGCCCAATAAAGCTATTGTTGGAGCAAATGCTTTTGCTCATGAGTCAGGAATCCATCAGGATGGAGTACTAAAAAATAGGCTTACGTATGAAATTATTGATGCAAAAACTGTTGGTTTGAATGATAATAAAATCTCTTTAGGGAAACTTAGTGGTAGAAGTGCAGTTAGAGCAAGATTAGAAGAGATGGGATACGATTTAAGTAGGGAAGATTTGAATGATGCATTTGCTCGTTTCAAAGATCTAGCTGATAGAAAACGAGAAATTACTGATAGAGATTTAGAAGCTATCGTTAGTGAACAGGTTCAACTTCCTGAATCTAGGTTTCAACTAAGTCACGTTCAAGTTAGTTGTGGCAGTACATCTAAGCCTACAGCTACAGTTACTATATTAAATACAGAGACACATACTGAAGATACTTCTGTTGCCATAGGTACTGGACCTGTAGATGCGGTTTGCGAAGCAATAAATGAACTTGCTAAAGTTCCAAATGAATTAATTGAGTTTTCAGTTAAATCTGTGACGGAAGGTATAGATGCATTAGGTGAAGTTACCATAAGAATTAGGAATAAGAATAAAATATATTCAGGACATTCTGCAGATACAGACGTGGTTGTTGCAGCTGCAAATGCTTTTTTAAATGCTTTAAACAGGCTTATCTTTTCAGAAAAAAAAGAATGTATTCATCCCCAATTTGATAATTTAGAAAATTCTGAAAAAAAAGTATTTTCAAATCCCAAAAATTAAATTAATTTTGGGATTATTAACTTTAGCTAAAATCTCGTTACCAATAATGTAGATTAAAGGTCGAAGTTTAAATTTAGTCAAATAATGAGAGAAAGGGTATTTGGATATTGGACTCTTGCATGGGCCGGTTTGATCAGTAATATAATTGCTTTACCCATAATTGCTTTAATAATAAGTTATGGTCCCCCATTAAAAGTGGCTAATATTGCTATTGCTATAAGCCTTGGCTGGCCTTCAGCAATAGTTGGAATCGTTGCTTCTTCCGCTCTTTTGGCTGAGAAGAAATGGGGAATCACCTTGGCTTTAGTATCTCTTTCAATGATAATTTCTGGAACGATCCCATATTCTATTGTTCGATTAGTCAACTTTAAAGATCTTTTTGGAATAGGTGGATTAACACTTTTATCTGCTTTATTTGCCTTATTGGCTTTAATCTATTGGTGCAATCCAAGACACAGAAGAACTATTAGATTATAAATATTAGATTAGGAAAAAGTATTATTTTTGGTTGTTGGATATTGTATTCTTCTATGTCTAATTCTTTTCCAAACATTCAAAAAAGATTTTTTTATAAGGAAAATTTCTCCCTTTGATAAATTACTATCTACTAACTGGCCATCTATTTGTCTTGAATTAACTATTTTGGATATTGTTTCTAATGCCTTATGATCAGAAGCCTTTATGTCCATTGCCCTTAATGCTGCTTCACAACCATCTGCAAGCATCAATATAGCTGTTTCTTTAGATTGAGGGATCGGACCTTTATATCTAAAATCACTTTCCTTAATATTTAGTTTTTTTTCTTCCGCTTTATGAAGAAAATATCCCATTTTTAAAGTTCCTTGATGTTCAGGGATGAAATTAGCTATTGGTTTTGGTAATCTATTTTTTCTTGCAAACTTAAGACCTTCATCTACGTGAGCTTGAAGAACCTCCGCACTTTTTAAAGGATCATCTAATTCATCATGTGGGTTTTTTGATCCATCTTGATTCTCAATAAACCAATTTGGTGCATGTAATTTACCAACATCATGATATAAAGATCCAGTTTTAATTAGATCAATATCTCCACCTATCATTCTTGTCGCTTCTTCAGCTAAGCCACAAATCAACAAAGTATGTTCGAAAGTTCCTGGGGCTTCAATAGAAAGTCTTCTAATAAGTGGTTTCTCTTTATCAGCTAATTCCAATAATCTTGCTTTTGTTAACAATCCAAATATTGACTCAAAAATAGGAATAAATAATATAGTAATTAGCATGATTATTGCCAATAAAAAAGAATCCGAAAATATTTGGCCATTTGAAACAAAAAACTCTTGATTATCTACTAGAGAAGTTTTATCGTTTCCAATAAATAACCATTGAGCAATTAAAGCCCCTAGAGGAACAAATATTGATAATTGAAGTAACTGTGCTCGACTTCTTATTTTCCCTCCTAGAACAGAAACAATGCATGCGCAAATTAATGTTATAAGTAATAAATTACTATTAATTTCTATTACTGAATCAGGCCAGCTTAGACTTGCTATAGAGACCCATGCTAGAGCTGTTATGGTTCCCATTCCTTGAGAAATGATTAAAGAAGGAGGAACGATAATTGATAAAGGACTAATTCTATATACAAAGAGAGTTTTTATAGCTTGAACAATCAACAAAAGAGAAATAATTAAGAGGATTTGTCTGGAATTGATAGTTGGATTTTCTTTTCTAGAAATTATTATTAAAAAACCGCAGCTAACTAGAACCTCTAAGAAAGTTAGACCCCAAGAAAGAACAACTGAACTTTGCAAAAATGGGGCAAGAAGTATTTTATAAGAGGAAATAATGGAAATAACTATACATATTAAAAAAATTATTAACTTATCTATTGTTGAAATTTTACTAGGTTCTTTAGTAGGAACCTGACTTCTTTTCCAGTAGTAAATAATCTTTTTTAAAGTAGTTTTAAGGTTATGCACAGAATATGAAGAAATCTATTTGAATAATTTAAAATTATAGGCATGCTAGGTGTAAAAAGGAGAAGTTTTTCTAAATGTCATTAAAATTGGATGGTAAAAAATTATCTTTAGAAATTGAAGAAAAATTAAAAAAAGATATTGAATCTAATATAAATTCAACAAAAAGGCCTCCAGGTTTAGCTGTAATAAGAATTGGAGAAGATCCTGCTAGTGGCGTCTATGTTAAGAATAAAGAAAGAGCATGTGCAAGAGTTGGGATAAAGAGTTTTATTTTTCATTTGAAAGATACTATCGATCAAAAAGAAGTTGAACAATTAATAAATAAATTAAATCTTGATAATGATATTGACGGAATGCTACTGCAACTTCCCATACCAGATAAATTTGATGAGCAAAGATTGATAAGTTTAATCAATCCAGACAAAGATGTAGATGGATTAAATGAGAAAAATATTGGCAAATTAGTTAAAAATGAACCGGGGATGAGATCTTGTACACCAGCAGGGATAGTTAATTTATTAAGATCCCAAAATATTACAATTGAAGGAAAAAAAATTGTTGTTGTTGGAAGAAGCCTCTTGGTTGGGAAACCCCTATCTCTAATGTTGTTAAATCTAAATGGTACGGTAACAATAACTCATTCAAAGACTATAAATTTAAAGAAGATATGTAAGGAAGCGGATATATTAATTGCTGCCGCAGGAAAACCTAATCTTATAAACTCTAGTTATGTAAAAGATGGTGCTGTAATTATTGATGTGGGAATACATAGATTAACAAGTTCTGATAAAAGCCAAACTAAATTATGTGGAGATGTATTATTAGAAGATGTAATTCCCAAAGTTTATGCATACACACCGGTTCCTGGAGGTGTTGGACCAATGACGGTAACAATGTTACTAGTAAATACTATTTTTAGTTGGCAAAAGCAATTTGTTTTATTATCAAGGCTTAGTGACCTTTTGCCATAAAGTCCACGATGCAGAAAAAATTTACTCAATGTAAAAAATGACAGAAGTTATCGATAATATTTCAGATTTTGATAAATATCTAAAAGAGACAAAAAAAATCGTAGAAGAAGCTCTTGATTTATCCTTAGGTCCAGAAAATCCAGAAATACTTAGGGAATCAATGAGATATTCTCTCTTGGCTGGAGGTAAAAGAATACGTCCAATTTTATGTCTAGCGTCTTGTTCTTTAGCAGGAGGAGAACCATCTCTAGCTGTCCCTACAGCAGTGGCAATAGAAATGATTCATACCATGTCATTAATACATGATGATTTACCCGCTATGGACAATGATGACTTAAGAAGAGGAAGACCTACAAATCATAAAGTTTATGGAGATGCAATAGCTATACTTGCTGGAGATGCATTATTAACGAGAGCATTTGAAATGGTCTCATTAAGAAGCCCTGGTGTTGATCCAAATAGATTATTAAATGTAATTGGAGAACTTTCCCTTGTAGCAGGAGCGCCTGGACTTGTTGGAGGTCAAGTTGTTGATCTGGAATGTGAAGGAAAAGAAGTTGACTTAGAAACCCTCGAGTATATTCATCTTCATAAGACGGGTGCCTTACTAAAAGCTTGCGTGAGAACTGGTGCGATGATTGCAGGAGCTAATGATGAATTATTAAAAGCTCTAACCACATATGCAGAGGGAATAGGTTTGGCATTCCAAATAATAGATGACATACTTGATTTAACTTCAAGTAGTGAGAAACTCGGTAAAACAGCGGGTAAAGATCTTTTAGCAGATAAAACTACCTATCCAAAGTTACTTGGAATGGAAGAATCAAAGAAGAGAGCTTTTGATTTGGTTGATAAAGCAAAAAAAGCAATTGAGCCTTGGGGTTTAGATGCACAATATTTAATCTCCTTAGCTGATTTCATTACAAATAGAGATAGGTAAAAAGTATTAAATTTATGTCAGAATTTTTAGCTTTCTTAGATAATTCAGTTCTTTTCTGGAGTTTAATATCTTGTTTATTAGCTCAATTCTTTAAAATTATTTTTAATTTCTTTGCAACGGGAAAGTTTAGATTTGGAATCATGTTCGAAACTGGTGGGATGCCATCGAGTCATTCTGCTCTAATAACTGGAGCAACTTCAGGAATAGGTCTTCAATTAGGATTTGATAGCCCAATATTTGCATTGGCGATTGCAATTTCACTAATTGTTATGTATGACGCTAGTGGGGTTAGAAAATCAGCTGGAATTCAAGCTGCTGAAATTAATAAACTATCAAAAATACTAGATCCTAAATCGCAAGTTGATTTAAAAGAAGCTCTTGGTCATACAAAATCTGAAGTCATTGTAGGCAGTCTTCTAGGCCCACTAATTACATTACCAGGAATAGTATATATAGGTTCTCCTCTCCATATATTAGATTTGATAATAAATTAGGAATTCCTAGAATAATCATTTTGTGTAGCTTCTAGAAAGTTTCTTGCAGCTTCTGGGCAACTTGGTAAATGTAGGTGTATCCAACTTGCGTGTAATTTTTTATCTGACCAACCTTCATTTTTAAATTCAGTCTCCCACGATTTTATTTCCCATGGTGAAGTGAATTTGTTCTTATGCTTTGTTTTCTTTAAATCTACTTCTGATGAATAACTTTCAATTTCCCAATAATGAAATTCATGTCCTCTAATTGATTGATTTTTTTTAATAATTGGGGAATCTTTTAAACCTTTTATATATCTATACCCTACAGATAAATTACTTTTTTTTGATTTAAAAGGTAGTATTCCGCTCATTTTATGATTGTCACCATTTTCATCTTTTATAAAATCTCCTAAAATCATCATCCCACCACACTCTGCATAAATAAATCCTTTTTTTCGGAATTCCCTTAATGAATTTAAGCTTTTATCAGAATCACTTATGTGACTTGCATATTTTTCTGGAAAGCCTCCAGGAATAATTAAAGATGAAGCTTCCTGTGGAATTTCTTCATTATTATATATGCTCCATGAAAGTAGAGGTATTCCCATTTCATGAAGAAACTCCTTCGTTTCAGTGTATTGGAAATGAAAGATTCTATCTTCAGCTATTGCGATAGGTTTGTTTTTATCTATATTAAAATTTTTACCAAAAGATGTATTAAATATTTTTTCTGAAGGAGCTTTCAGAAATTTGATTAGAGAAAATACATCAAGGTTTTCTTGAGCGAAACTTGCAAAATAGTCAACATCAATTTTTCTAGCATCATCAAATGGAGAAACTAAACCTAAATTTGCTTTTCTAACAGTTATTTTTGAATCTGAGGGTAAAAATCCAAGAATTTCTATATCTTCATTTTTAAAAACTTCTCTAATTAAACTTTTATGTCTATCTGAATTGACGTTATTGAATATAATTCCTTTTATCGATAATCCTTTATCAAAATCTCTGAAACCTCTTAGGGTTGGTAAAAGAGAGGCCACTTGACCTCTTGCATTAACAATAAAAATTATTGGAGTATCAAGAAGCTTAGCAACATTTGCAGTACTTGAATATGAAGTCGCCCCTAACCCATCAAAAAGCCCCATTGCTCCTTCAATTAATGAAAATTCATATTTCATAGAATGCTTTAAGAAATTATTTCTAACCCATTCTTCACCGCTTAAAAAAATATCTAAATTCCTACAAATAGGTTGGCCAATTGAACTCATTTGTTGTTGATCAAGATAATCTGGCCCGATTTTAAAAGTTTGTATTTCTATACCTTTTGAAAAAGCCCAACAAGAAATTAACAGCGATAAAGTAGTTTTTCCACTATCAGTTGAAGGAGAAGATATTACACAAGACATTAAATTACTTTTATTTACAAAGACTATTAAATATTTGAACTGCAACCTTAATAGCATTTTCAAAAAGTGGGCTAGTATTTCCTCTACTACTCCCCAATAACTTACTAACATCAAATTCTGATGAAGAAAAATCATTTGGGACAACTTGTTCTATTAATTGCATATCAGCCATACCTCCGGCTTCAAGTCTCATACATTCAACAGATTCACATCCAAGAATTACACAAGTATTATTTTTTTGAACCTCACTAATTTTGGAAATCAACCTTAATCCAATGACTTGTCCCGAATGAATACTTGGATTACCTAAAGGTAAAGGGTTTATACATGTTGAAATTTTCTCACCATTGTCTCTTTTGAATTCTATTTTTATTAATCCTCCATGTTTATCTATTTTTGAAAATACCCATTCTAATTTGTCACTAATCCATGATATTAAAAATAACGCTTGAAGCAAATTACCTTCTGCAATATCTATGTCAATATCCGAAATATGATCTAATATAGGTCTCCTCGATGGAGGATCAAAAATCATTGCTAATGATTCACGCCAACTTTTAAGTCTTAACCAATTTAAATCATTAATAGCTTTATTTGACCTTATTGATTGATCAAGAATCTTTAAGCATCTATTAGGCGAGCCATTTGCAGTATCAACAATTAACCTTATACCATAGTCTGTAAAATAATTAAAAATTTCTGGGGATTCATCTAGGCTTCCATTCCACCATAACCAAGTAGGTAATTCTTTTATGGATAGTTCATCAATAATTTTCAATCCTTTCTTTTTTATAGAATTAGAATCCCCCCTTATAACAACCAAGTCACCACAAATAGGTTGATTTATAGCGTTATCACTTAGTGGGCAATAGGCAGATACAAAAGTTTTAATCTCTGATTCTTTATTAAAAGTTGGTGCTAGGGTAATTAATCTTCTAGGATTTAGAGTACTTATTGAGGATTCAAAGAATTGCCCTCTCAGGTCTTCATAATCATTATTTAAAGAATTATCCTTCAACGAAGTTAATAACTCTTCGCTTTTAATCGAAGTCGTATGAGGCAACCTTTTATCAACGATAACTTTCTTAGCAACTTTTATAATCTCTGGACTTAAAGTACCAGTGATTGGTCCATTTATTAAGCCTGATTGAACTAAGCATTGTTCAAGCCACGCAGGCTGCCAGACCATCAAAGTAAAAGTATTGGCTCCAGAATTATCTTCATCTTCAGAAATCCATAATTGATTTAAGTAATTAGATATTTCTTGAGGAGGAAGTTCTAGTGGGGTTTGAAGTGTTAATTGTGGTTTCATTATAAGGTTAGGGTCTGCGCCAGAAAATATTATCTTTAGAAAGTAATTGATCTGATTCAGGAGGCCCCCAAGTCATTGATTCGTATTTGTGAATAGGTAACTTCCAAGGAGCATTCTCCATTAACTCTATTAGTGGTGTATAAAGTTTCCAAGCAGCTTCTACCTCATCACTTCTTGTGAATAATGTTGGATCAGAAAGCATAGCATCAGCCAACAATCTTACATAACCTTCATCAGAAGGTTCTCCAAAAGATTCATCGTAAGAAAATTCCATCTCAACTGGTCTTGATTTCATCCCTGAACCGGGTGATTTGACTTCAAATTTAAAAGTAGCTCCTTCATTTGGCTGAATTCTAAGAATAAGCTGATTTGGAGATGGATTAATTATTGTTGATTCAAACAAGTGTACAGGAACATCTTTAAATGTTAATACAATCTCCCCAAGTCTTTTAGGTAGCCTTTTACCTGTTCTTAAGTAAAAAGGAACTCCTTGCCAACGCCAATTATCAATAAAAACTTTTGTGGCGATATAAGTTTCTGTTGTACTATTTAAATCCACTCCATTCTCGTCCCTGTAACCTTTAAGTCTTTTTAGACTATTTCCTCCTTTTGCATACTGCCCTCTTATACAGCAATTCCATGGTTGATTCTCATCAGCAAGTTTTGACGCTTGAAGAACTTTCGCTTTTTCATTCCTTATTGCCTCAGGTTCGAATTTACCTGGTGGCTCCATTGCAGTAACAGCAAGCATTTGAGTTAAATGATTTTGGAGCATATCTCTTAAAGCCCCAGAGCTTTCATAATAGCCAGCTCTATCTTCAACCCCAACTGTCTCTGATGATGTTATTTGAATACTTGAAATATAATTTCTATTCCATATGGGTTCAAAAATAGTATTAGCAAAGCGCATAACAAGTATGTTCTGAACAGTCTCTTTTCCTAAATAATGATCTATACGATATATCTGACTTTCATCTGCACAACTTTGAACAATTTTATTCAGTTTTTTTGCACTTGAATAATCTCTTCCAAAAGGTTTTTCAATAACGATTCGACTTTTCTTAGGGTCTTCCAATAATCCAGCAGACTTAAGGGCTTTACAGCCACTTCCGTAGAAGTTTGGAGATACTGATAAGTAGAAGGTCTTGTTTCCATGAGTAGCCTGTGATTTATCAATTTCATTTAATCTTTTGGAGAGCCTTACAACATGCTCACTTTGTTGTAGATCAACTGGCTCATAGAAAAGATAATTAGAAAAAAGTTCCCATTCTTTTTCATTACCAGTTATTTGATCACCCAATTTAGCTTTCATTTTCTCCTTAAACTCTTGATCAGTCCAAGTTCTTCTAGCACAACCAACTATGGCAAATTCACTTGGTATTCTTCTTTGTAAATACAGTTCAAATAAAGCAGGTATAAGTTTCCTATGAGTAAGATCTCCACTAGCACCAAAGATTATTAGACATTGTGGAGATATCACTCTTTCTTGACGTAATCCTAATCTAAGAGGATTACTTATAGTTTTTAGCATATTTTTATTAGTCTTATATAAATAAAATCGTCTTTTTTTAGCTAATTAGCTACATTTTGTGTCTAAACCAAAAAAGTCTTGAAATTATAATTTAAAACCTTTTAAGAAAAATTAATAGGTTTCTACGTGCCATCTGCCAGCTTTTTTAAGTTGTGGTCTCAACTCTGACCAATTCAAACCCTTTTCTGCTGCTGCTTTTGTCATAGCTTCATCTATCCCAGGTTCCATTCCTTTTAAACCACAAAGGTAGATATGAGTTTTTTCATCCTCAATCATATTAAAGATTTCATTAGCTGATTCTAAAACTCTATCTTGAATATACATTCTTCCACCTTTTGTATTTTGTTGTTCACGACTAATCGCTTTAGTATATTTAAAGTTATCTGGATAGTTTTCAAGATATCTTTGCAAATCTTCTTCGTATAGCAAGTTAGCTGATTTAGGAGCACCCATAAATAACCATGCTTTACCTTTGAAATTCCATTTATTTTTTTCCTTTTCTGTAGCTTCAAACATTCTTCTTAGATAAGCTCTCATAGGAGCTATACCTGTACCAGTAGCCAGCATTACTATGTTTGCATCCTCTTCTTCAGGGAGAAGCATTTCTTTCCCCACAGGACCTGTAATTTTCACCTTA comes from the Prochlorococcus marinus str. MIT 9515 genome and includes:
- the crtE gene encoding geranylgeranyl diphosphate synthase CrtE → MTEVIDNISDFDKYLKETKKIVEEALDLSLGPENPEILRESMRYSLLAGGKRIRPILCLASCSLAGGEPSLAVPTAVAIEMIHTMSLIHDDLPAMDNDDLRRGRPTNHKVYGDAIAILAGDALLTRAFEMVSLRSPGVDPNRLLNVIGELSLVAGAPGLVGGQVVDLECEGKEVDLETLEYIHLHKTGALLKACVRTGAMIAGANDELLKALTTYAEGIGLAFQIIDDILDLTSSSEKLGKTAGKDLLADKTTYPKLLGMEESKKRAFDLVDKAKKAIEPWGLDAQYLISLADFITNRDR
- a CDS encoding HDIG domain-containing metalloprotein, encoding MHNLKTTLKKIIYYWKRSQVPTKEPSKISTIDKLIIFLICIVISIISSYKILLAPFLQSSVVLSWGLTFLEVLVSCGFLIIISRKENPTINSRQILLIISLLLIVQAIKTLFVYRISPLSIIVPPSLIISQGMGTITALAWVSIASLSWPDSVIEINSNLLLITLICACIVSVLGGKIRSRAQLLQLSIFVPLGALIAQWLFIGNDKTSLVDNQEFFVSNGQIFSDSFLLAIIMLITILFIPIFESIFGLLTKARLLELADKEKPLIRRLSIEAPGTFEHTLLICGLAEEATRMIGGDIDLIKTGSLYHDVGKLHAPNWFIENQDGSKNPHDELDDPLKSAEVLQAHVDEGLKFARKNRLPKPIANFIPEHQGTLKMGYFLHKAEEKKLNIKESDFRYKGPIPQSKETAILMLADGCEAALRAMDIKASDHKALETISKIVNSRQIDGQLVDSNLSKGEIFLIKKSFLNVWKRIRHRRIQYPTTKNNTFS
- the folD gene encoding bifunctional methylenetetrahydrofolate dehydrogenase/methenyltetrahydrofolate cyclohydrolase FolD → MSLKLDGKKLSLEIEEKLKKDIESNINSTKRPPGLAVIRIGEDPASGVYVKNKERACARVGIKSFIFHLKDTIDQKEVEQLINKLNLDNDIDGMLLQLPIPDKFDEQRLISLINPDKDVDGLNEKNIGKLVKNEPGMRSCTPAGIVNLLRSQNITIEGKKIVVVGRSLLVGKPLSLMLLNLNGTVTITHSKTINLKKICKEADILIAAAGKPNLINSSYVKDGAVIIDVGIHRLTSSDKSQTKLCGDVLLEDVIPKVYAYTPVPGGVGPMTVTMLLVNTIFSWQKQFVLLSRLSDLLP
- a CDS encoding divergent PAP2 family protein; its protein translation is MSEFLAFLDNSVLFWSLISCLLAQFFKIIFNFFATGKFRFGIMFETGGMPSSHSALITGATSGIGLQLGFDSPIFALAIAISLIVMYDASGVRKSAGIQAAEINKLSKILDPKSQVDLKEALGHTKSEVIVGSLLGPLITLPGIVYIGSPLHILDLIIN
- a CDS encoding cobyrinate a,c-diamide synthase, whose product is MSCVISSPSTDSGKTTLSLLISCWAFSKGIEIQTFKIGPDYLDQQQMSSIGQPICRNLDIFLSGEEWVRNNFLKHSMKYEFSLIEGAMGLFDGLGATSYSSTANVAKLLDTPIIFIVNARGQVASLLPTLRGFRDFDKGLSIKGIIFNNVNSDRHKSLIREVFKNEDIEILGFLPSDSKITVRKANLGLVSPFDDARKIDVDYFASFAQENLDVFSLIKFLKAPSEKIFNTSFGKNFNIDKNKPIAIAEDRIFHFQYTETKEFLHEMGIPLLSWSIYNNEEIPQEASSLIIPGGFPEKYASHISDSDKSLNSLREFRKKGFIYAECGGMMILGDFIKDENGDNHKMSGILPFKSKKSNLSVGYRYIKGLKDSPIIKKNQSIRGHEFHYWEIESYSSEVDLKKTKHKNKFTSPWEIKSWETEFKNEGWSDKKLHASWIHLHLPSCPEAARNFLEATQNDYSRNS
- a CDS encoding glycoside hydrolase family 57 protein, whose product is MNGPSPNKNYLGRLAIVLHAHLPYVRKNEKNSLEEDWLFQAILECYIPLLKVMESSKKQDACNTKLTLSLSPTLLSLLKNKQIQKKFSSWIKTRIEFLSDLPHEEQAASEFLMRNIKNNYLYWEECNGDLVERFKNLFITGNLDILTCAATHGYLPILRENPETVLGQIKTAIRNHELIFGARPLGIWLPECAYYENLDEILCNCGIRYAVLDGHGILNGSPRPRYGVYAPICSKKGVAFFGRDSESTLPVWSSREGFPGDPVYREYHKDLGWELSSTELQKKGITTSRPLGLKFYRITNNEASLGKKEFYKEDEAIKKIEEHSDQYLLSRSKQLKNLSLSSSFDPLLIAPFDAELFGHWWYEGPRFIENILRKSIKYSIKLTNLKEILLNKPNIQICDPSPSSWGQGGYHNYWLNDKNAWIVPKITKAGSVFVELSSRNFNDAFSIRLLKQAARELLLSESSDWSFILRAGTTTELAKERIDRHLFRFWKLIDMLEKRSIVDFKFIEDIEEEDNIFPEIRIEDWQL
- a CDS encoding 2-isopropylmalate synthase, yielding MSKDPGRILIFDTTLRDGEQSPGASLNLEEKLAIAHQLARLGVDVIEAGFPFASPGDFKAVNKISEVVGGENGPIICGLARASTSDIKACYEAIIPAPKKRIHTFIATSDIHLKHKLRKSRKDVLSIVPEMVSYAKSLVDDIEFSCEDASRSDPEFLYEVIQLAITSGATTINIPDTVGFTTPSEFGKLIFDINKNVPNIDEAVISVHGHNDLGLAVANFLEAAKNGARQLECTINGIGERAGNASLEELVMALHVRKSFFNSFFGRSSDSPTPLTAIRTEEITKTSRLVSNLTGMNVQPNKAIVGANAFAHESGIHQDGVLKNRLTYEIIDAKTVGLNDNKISLGKLSGRSAVRARLEEMGYDLSREDLNDAFARFKDLADRKREITDRDLEAIVSEQVQLPESRFQLSHVQVSCGSTSKPTATVTILNTETHTEDTSVAIGTGPVDAVCEAINELAKVPNELIEFSVKSVTEGIDALGEVTIRIRNKNKIYSGHSADTDVVVAAANAFLNALNRLIFSEKKECIHPQFDNLENSEKKVFSNPKN